A genome region from Sphingobium sp. CR2-8 includes the following:
- the hrpB gene encoding ATP-dependent helicase HrpB, with translation MRDLPIPLPIHAVLPDLLAALRTGSNAVLVAPPGAGKTTAVAPALLDEPWCSGQVLLLSPRRLAARAAAERIAEMMGEQPGGTVGYATRMDSKVSAKTRLLVLTEGIFVRRIQDDPELAGVSAVLFDEVHERSLDSDFGLALALDAQGALRPDLRIVPMSATLDGARFAALLDGAPMIESEGRIQPLELRHVGRASEKKIEDEMAATIRRALSEEAEGDLLAFLPGVREIERTAERIEGIAEVHMLHGSLDPGAQRAAIRPSRNGHRKVILATSIAETSLTIDGVRIVVDSGLARRPRYDRAAGVTRLVTERASQASATQRAGRAARQRPGVAYRLWEAAASAGMPPFDPPEILESDLSSLLLDCALWGVSDPATLRWLDAPPAAALEEARARLTVLEALGDDGRISAHGKALAKLPLSPRIAHMLVRAGAMGLAAVAAEVAVLLGERGIGGQDTDLTLRRQRWRRESGKRADAARGLARRWASLIKPLPSTFAGGSLRSPPTPGPSLGGRGEDSVGLCLALAFPDRVAKRRSADGADWASVGGRGFRLDPLSPLAREDWLAVGEVQGSAAGARILSAAPIGEEDVIALFGSRIAEHRTVRFRPANGGIEALRERRLGAVRLSSGSDDKPDPDAVVAALVDGVRQGGIDLLPWSEAAQSLRMRGAFAGLAALSDAALVASLDEWLPPLLTGKRRLSDIDRSQLSGVLEGLIGWDGKQELDRLAPPDFRSPAGSHHAINYAAEGGPRVELRVQALFGLSAHPTVGSQRIPLVLSLTSPAGRPIQTTRDLPGFWAGNWRDVAKEMRGRYPRHPWPDDPAAASATLRTKNADARKQEGRKP, from the coding sequence ATGCGTGACCTGCCGATCCCCCTGCCCATTCATGCCGTCCTGCCCGACCTGCTGGCCGCGTTGCGGACGGGCAGCAACGCCGTGCTGGTGGCGCCGCCGGGCGCGGGCAAGACGACGGCGGTGGCGCCCGCGCTGCTGGACGAGCCGTGGTGCAGCGGTCAGGTGCTGCTGCTGTCGCCGCGCAGGCTGGCGGCGCGTGCGGCGGCGGAGCGGATCGCCGAGATGATGGGCGAGCAGCCGGGCGGCACGGTCGGCTATGCGACGCGGATGGACAGCAAGGTCAGCGCGAAAACGCGGTTGCTGGTGCTGACCGAGGGTATCTTCGTGCGGCGGATCCAGGATGATCCCGAACTGGCGGGCGTATCGGCGGTACTGTTCGACGAAGTGCATGAGCGCAGCCTGGACAGCGATTTCGGGCTGGCATTGGCTCTGGATGCGCAAGGCGCGCTGCGGCCGGATTTGCGGATCGTGCCGATGTCGGCGACCTTGGACGGGGCGCGCTTTGCTGCCCTTCTGGATGGCGCGCCGATGATCGAGAGCGAGGGGCGGATCCAGCCGCTGGAACTGCGGCATGTCGGTCGGGCGTCGGAAAAGAAAATCGAGGATGAGATGGCGGCGACGATCCGCCGCGCGCTAAGCGAAGAGGCGGAGGGCGACCTGCTCGCCTTCCTGCCCGGGGTGCGGGAGATCGAGCGGACGGCGGAGCGGATCGAAGGCATAGCGGAGGTGCATATGCTGCATGGGTCGCTCGACCCCGGGGCGCAGCGGGCGGCGATACGGCCATCGCGCAATGGGCACCGCAAGGTGATCCTGGCGACGTCCATCGCCGAGACCAGCCTGACGATCGATGGCGTGCGGATCGTGGTTGACAGCGGCCTTGCGCGCCGACCGCGCTACGACCGGGCGGCGGGGGTGACGCGGCTGGTGACGGAACGGGCGAGCCAGGCGTCGGCGACGCAGCGGGCGGGGCGCGCGGCGCGGCAGCGGCCCGGCGTCGCCTATCGGCTGTGGGAAGCGGCGGCGAGCGCGGGGATGCCGCCCTTCGACCCGCCTGAGATTTTGGAGAGCGACCTGTCGAGCCTGTTGCTGGATTGCGCGCTGTGGGGGGTGAGCGATCCGGCTACGCTGCGCTGGCTGGATGCCCCGCCTGCCGCGGCGCTGGAGGAAGCCCGGGCGCGGCTGACCGTGCTGGAGGCGCTGGGCGATGACGGGCGCATCAGCGCGCATGGCAAGGCGCTGGCGAAGCTGCCGCTGTCGCCCCGGATCGCGCATATGCTGGTGCGGGCAGGCGCAATGGGGCTGGCGGCGGTGGCGGCCGAGGTCGCGGTGTTGCTGGGCGAGCGCGGGATCGGCGGGCAGGATACCGACCTGACGCTGCGGCGGCAACGCTGGCGGCGGGAGAGCGGCAAGCGCGCGGATGCGGCCAGAGGATTGGCGCGGCGGTGGGCGAGCCTGATAAAGCCCCTCCCTTCTACCTTCGCAGGAGGCTCGCTCCGCTCGCCACCCACCCCCGGCCCCTCCCTGGGAGGGAGGGGAGAAGATAGCGTCGGCCTCTGCCTCGCGCTTGCCTTTCCCGATCGTGTGGCCAAGCGCCGGTCGGCCGATGGCGCGGACTGGGCGAGCGTGGGCGGGCGCGGCTTTCGGCTCGATCCGCTGTCCCCGCTGGCACGCGAAGACTGGCTGGCGGTGGGCGAGGTGCAGGGCAGCGCCGCAGGTGCGCGGATCCTGTCGGCCGCGCCGATCGGCGAGGAGGATGTGATCGCCCTGTTCGGCAGCCGGATCGCAGAGCATCGCACGGTGCGTTTCCGCCCTGCCAATGGCGGGATCGAGGCGTTGCGCGAGCGGCGGCTGGGCGCGGTGCGGCTGTCGAGCGGGTCGGACGACAAGCCGGACCCGGACGCCGTGGTCGCCGCCTTGGTCGATGGGGTGCGGCAGGGCGGGATCGACCTGCTCCCCTGGTCGGAGGCAGCGCAATCGCTGCGGATGCGCGGGGCCTTTGCAGGATTGGCGGCGCTGTCCGACGCGGCGCTGGTGGCGAGCCTGGACGAATGGCTGCCGCCTTTGCTCACCGGCAAGCGGCGGCTGTCGGATATCGACCGGTCGCAGCTTTCCGGCGTGCTGGAGGGGCTGATCGGCTGGGACGGCAAGCAGGAACTCGACCGTCTGGCCCCGCCCGATTTCCGGTCGCCTGCCGGGAGCCATCATGCCATCAACTATGCCGCCGAAGGGGGGCCGCGCGTGGAATTGCGGGTGCAGGCGCTGTTCGGTCTGAGCGCGCATCCCACCGTGGGCAGCCAGCGCATTCCGCTGGTCCTGTCGCTGACGTCGCCGGCCGGGCGGCCGATCCAGACGACGCGCGACCTGCCCGGTTTCTGGGCGGGGAACTGGCGCGACGTGGCGAAGGAGATGCGGGGGCGCTATCCGCGCCATCCCTGGCCCGACGATCCCGCCGCCGCCAGCGCGACATTGCGCACCAAAAATGCCGATGCCAGGAAGCAGGAGGGCCGCAAGCCTTGA
- a CDS encoding TSUP family transporter, which translates to MILSPETIAFLMAAATLAGCIDAMAGGGGLITLPALMAAGIPPVQAVATNKLQSCFGTFGACVAYARRGHMDLRTYKWPIVAAFFGSVAGAWLLQRVDPSILAGLMPALLIAMAAYFTFSPKLGDADRHARVGIGGLTGLVGVVGFYDGFFGPGAGAFYTTILLALGGLSILRATAQTKAANFASNLAGLLTMIAGGHVIWIAGLCMAAGSLVGGQIGSHLAMRFGSRLIKPLLIVMSLALTAKMLLDPKNPIHIYLFG; encoded by the coding sequence ATGATCCTGTCTCCCGAAACCATCGCCTTCCTCATGGCCGCAGCAACGTTGGCCGGCTGTATCGACGCGATGGCGGGCGGCGGGGGCCTCATCACCCTGCCCGCTTTGATGGCCGCGGGGATACCGCCGGTGCAGGCGGTCGCAACCAACAAGCTGCAAAGCTGTTTCGGGACGTTCGGCGCCTGCGTCGCCTATGCGCGGCGCGGGCATATGGATTTGCGGACCTATAAATGGCCGATCGTCGCCGCCTTTTTCGGGTCGGTGGCCGGGGCGTGGCTGTTGCAGCGGGTCGATCCGTCGATCCTGGCGGGGCTGATGCCCGCGCTGCTGATCGCGATGGCGGCCTATTTCACCTTCTCGCCCAAGCTGGGCGACGCCGACCGCCATGCGCGGGTGGGGATTGGGGGCCTGACCGGGCTGGTCGGCGTGGTCGGCTTTTACGACGGCTTTTTCGGGCCGGGCGCGGGCGCTTTCTATACTACCATCCTGCTGGCGCTGGGCGGCCTGTCGATCCTGCGCGCGACGGCCCAGACCAAGGCCGCCAATTTCGCGAGCAACCTGGCGGGCCTGCTGACCATGATTGCGGGCGGGCATGTGATCTGGATCGCCGGGCTGTGCATGGCAGCGGGCAGCCTGGTCGGCGGGCAGATCGGGTCGCATCTGGCGATGCGCTTCGGGTCGCGACTGATCAAACCGCTGCTGATCGTCATGTCGCTGGCGCTGACCGCGAAGATGCTGCTGGACCCGAAGAACCCGATCCATATCTATCTGTTCGGGTGA
- a CDS encoding ETC complex I subunit: MSARIYQVQKNALQSGKALTHKWVLEYAPAEAKQADPLTGWAGSGDTKQQLKLSFPSQEAAVAYAEKQGVPYTVIATPPKTLKLQAYADNFR; encoded by the coding sequence ATGAGCGCGCGCATCTACCAAGTCCAGAAGAACGCCCTCCAGTCCGGCAAGGCGCTGACCCATAAATGGGTGCTGGAATATGCGCCCGCCGAAGCCAAGCAGGCGGACCCGCTGACCGGCTGGGCCGGATCGGGCGACACCAAGCAGCAGTTGAAGCTGAGCTTCCCCTCGCAGGAAGCGGCCGTGGCCTATGCGGAAAAGCAGGGTGTGCCCTACACCGTCATCGCGACCCCGCCCAAGACACTGAAATTGCAGGCCTACGCCGACAATTTTCGTTAA
- a CDS encoding ATP-binding protein, producing the protein MASLVGDADRYRTLFETMDEGFCIIEFFDGPHGPLSDYIHVEANAAYERHAGIPNVVGQKLREMVPDEADGWVELYGGVLHSGKPIRFQRELEATGHHLEVSSFRVGPFENRQVAVLFNDITDRVAAERAQQALNETLEARIAQALEEREQAESALRQAQKMEAVGQLTGGLAHDFNNLLAGISGAFEMIGVRLAQGRTADVDKYLTAGQGAARRAAALTHRLLAFSRRQTLNPKPTIVNRLLGDFSELVRRTVGPQIEVQTIAASGLWAAQVDANQLENALLNLCINARDAMPAGGTITIETGNRWLDDRTAREHGLTPGQYVTICTSDTGTGIDKSIIDRVFDPFFTTKPIGQGTGLGLSMVYGFARQSNGHIRIYSEPGQGTMVCIYLPRHRGEADEDEPTMAEPAAETDAGETILVIDDEPSVRMLIVDALHDRGYACLEAGDGPSGLRILESRTRIDLLITDVGLPGGLNGRQVADAARTLRPDLKILFVTGYAENAVLNHGHIEHGMEVLTKPFAVDDLSRRVATLVQAE; encoded by the coding sequence ATGGCCAGTCTTGTGGGGGATGCCGACCGCTATCGCACCCTGTTTGAAACCATGGATGAAGGATTCTGCATCATCGAATTTTTCGATGGTCCCCATGGTCCCTTGAGCGACTATATCCATGTCGAGGCGAACGCCGCCTATGAACGCCATGCCGGCATCCCCAATGTCGTGGGGCAGAAGCTGCGCGAAATGGTGCCGGACGAAGCGGACGGCTGGGTCGAACTCTATGGCGGCGTCCTGCACAGCGGCAAGCCGATCCGCTTCCAGCGCGAACTGGAAGCCACCGGCCATCATCTGGAAGTTTCCTCCTTCCGCGTCGGCCCGTTCGAAAACCGGCAGGTCGCCGTCCTCTTCAACGACATTACCGATCGGGTCGCGGCGGAAAGGGCGCAACAGGCCCTCAACGAAACGCTCGAAGCCCGCATCGCCCAAGCGCTGGAAGAACGCGAACAGGCCGAAAGCGCGCTGCGCCAGGCGCAGAAGATGGAGGCGGTGGGTCAGCTGACCGGCGGCCTTGCCCATGATTTCAACAATTTGCTCGCCGGTATTTCCGGCGCGTTCGAAATGATCGGCGTGCGACTGGCGCAGGGCAGAACGGCAGATGTCGACAAATATCTGACCGCGGGGCAGGGCGCCGCCCGCCGCGCCGCCGCGCTTACCCACCGGCTGCTCGCCTTCTCCCGCCGCCAGACGTTGAACCCCAAGCCGACCATCGTCAACCGGCTGCTCGGCGATTTTTCCGAGCTGGTCCGCCGCACCGTCGGTCCGCAGATAGAGGTGCAGACGATCGCCGCGTCCGGCCTCTGGGCCGCGCAGGTTGATGCGAACCAGCTGGAAAATGCGCTGCTCAACCTCTGCATCAACGCGCGCGACGCCATGCCTGCGGGCGGCACGATCACGATCGAGACGGGCAATCGCTGGCTGGACGATCGCACCGCGCGCGAACATGGCCTGACGCCCGGCCAATATGTGACTATCTGCACCAGCGACACTGGTACGGGCATCGACAAGTCGATCATCGACCGGGTGTTCGACCCCTTCTTCACCACCAAGCCGATCGGGCAGGGCACGGGCCTTGGCCTCTCGATGGTCTATGGCTTTGCGCGCCAGAGCAACGGCCATATCCGCATCTATTCCGAACCCGGCCAGGGCACGATGGTCTGCATCTACCTGCCCCGCCATCGTGGCGAAGCGGATGAAGACGAACCGACCATGGCCGAGCCTGCGGCGGAAACCGACGCGGGCGAGACGATCCTGGTGATCGACGACGAACCCTCGGTGCGCATGCTGATCGTCGATGCGCTCCACGATCGCGGCTATGCCTGTCTGGAGGCGGGCGATGGCCCATCGGGCCTGCGCATCCTGGAATCGCGGACCCGGATCGATCTGCTCATCACCGATGTCGGCCTGCCCGGGGGCCTTAACGGCCGCCAGGTCGCCGACGCCGCCCGCACCCTGCGCCCGGATCTCAAGATCCTGTTCGTCACCGGCTATGCCGAAAACGCCGTGCTGAACCACGGCCATATCGAACATGGCATGGAAGTCCTGACCAAGCCCTTCGCCGTGGACGATCTCAGCCGCCGCGTGGCGACCTTGGTGCAGGCGGAATAA
- a CDS encoding DMT family transporter has translation MFGLVAPLLFVLIWSTGFIVARAMVPHGAPELILAIRLSATALLLSGAALYARQRWPRGRRLALHMAAGAMLHGFYLTLSWWAVGHGMPAGVMSLLGSLQPLMVAVVSVALLGERLPGRAWGGLGIAIVGVGCVLMPAIERSGAGGIAILPVVAGMVAVLAMAGGTLIQRGAIAGDGIAVSGAAQNMGGALVAIAATLLVGEYRWDGAPILWIGLAWSVLGLSAGGLSLLVWLVRHQGATRMSMLLLLVPPLAAIEAWLLFGERLGAVQLVGFALALGGVLIGRAQGKRVEAAVVEPA, from the coding sequence CGCCGGAGCTGATCCTGGCGATACGGTTGAGCGCGACCGCGCTGCTGCTGAGCGGCGCGGCGCTGTATGCGCGGCAGCGCTGGCCGCGCGGGCGACGGCTGGCCTTGCATATGGCGGCGGGCGCGATGCTGCATGGTTTTTACCTGACGCTGAGTTGGTGGGCGGTGGGCCATGGGATGCCCGCCGGGGTCATGTCGCTGCTGGGGTCGCTCCAGCCGCTGATGGTCGCGGTCGTGAGCGTCGCGCTGCTGGGCGAGCGATTGCCGGGGCGGGCCTGGGGCGGGCTGGGCATCGCGATCGTCGGCGTGGGGTGCGTGCTGATGCCCGCGATCGAGCGGTCGGGCGCGGGCGGGATCGCCATCCTGCCCGTGGTGGCCGGCATGGTCGCGGTGCTGGCGATGGCGGGCGGCACGCTGATCCAGCGCGGTGCGATTGCGGGTGACGGCATCGCCGTGTCGGGCGCGGCGCAGAATATGGGCGGGGCGCTGGTGGCGATCGCCGCGACCCTGCTGGTCGGCGAATATCGCTGGGACGGGGCGCCGATCCTGTGGATCGGCCTGGCCTGGTCGGTGCTGGGGCTGTCGGCGGGCGGGCTGTCGCTGCTGGTATGGCTGGTGCGCCATCAGGGCGCGACGCGCATGTCGATGCTGTTGCTGCTGGTGCCGCCGCTGGCCGCGATCGAGGCGTGGTTGCTTTTTGGCGAGCGGCTGGGCGCGGTGCAGCTTGTGGGCTTTGCGCTTGCGCTGGGCGGCGTGCTGATCGGGCGGGCGCAGGGGAAGCGGGTGGAGGCAGCGGTCGTGGAGCCCGCCTGA
- a CDS encoding polyprenyl synthetase family protein, with amino-acid sequence MTAPAPGNVHPIGRASAAPSLAPIMALVADGMNQVNAVILDRMQSRIPLIPELAGHLIAGGGKRLRPMLTLACADLVGYAGSRHYKLSAAVEFIHTATLLHDDVVDGSGLRRGRKTANIIWGNSASVLVGDFLFSRSFELMVEAESLKVLKILANASAVIAEGEVNQLTAQRKIDTSEEQYLDIIGAKTAALFAAACRISAVVADRSEREEQALDVYGRNLGIAFQLIDDAIDYESDGATMGKDAGDDFRDGKVTLPVILAYARGSEADRAFWKAAIAGHKISDEDLAHATGLLRQTGAIADTMARARHYGQRAIDALGMFDAGKAKAALTEAVEFAIARAY; translated from the coding sequence ATGACAGCACCTGCCCCCGGTAACGTCCACCCGATCGGCCGCGCATCCGCCGCGCCATCGCTCGCCCCCATCATGGCGCTGGTCGCCGATGGCATGAACCAGGTCAACGCCGTGATCCTGGACCGGATGCAATCGCGCATCCCGCTGATCCCGGAACTGGCGGGGCACCTGATCGCAGGCGGCGGCAAACGGCTGCGGCCGATGCTGACTTTGGCCTGCGCCGACCTGGTCGGATATGCCGGGTCGCGCCATTACAAGCTGTCGGCGGCGGTCGAGTTCATCCATACCGCCACGCTGCTGCACGACGATGTGGTCGACGGGTCGGGGCTTCGTCGGGGTCGCAAGACCGCCAACATCATCTGGGGCAACAGCGCCAGCGTGCTGGTGGGCGATTTCCTCTTCTCCCGCTCGTTCGAACTGATGGTCGAGGCCGAGTCGCTCAAGGTGCTCAAGATCCTGGCCAATGCGTCGGCGGTGATCGCCGAGGGCGAGGTCAACCAGTTGACCGCGCAGCGCAAGATCGACACCAGCGAAGAGCAATATCTGGACATCATCGGCGCGAAGACCGCCGCCCTGTTCGCCGCCGCATGCCGCATTTCCGCCGTGGTCGCCGACCGCAGCGAGCGCGAGGAGCAGGCGCTGGACGTCTATGGCCGCAACCTTGGCATCGCTTTCCAGCTGATCGACGACGCGATCGATTATGAATCGGACGGCGCGACGATGGGCAAGGATGCGGGCGACGATTTCCGCGACGGCAAGGTGACTTTGCCGGTGATCCTGGCCTATGCGCGGGGCAGCGAGGCGGATCGCGCCTTCTGGAAGGCGGCGATCGCCGGGCACAAGATCAGCGACGAGGATCTGGCCCATGCGACCGGCCTGCTGCGCCAGACCGGCGCGATCGCCGACACGATGGCGCGCGCGCGCCATTATGGGCAGCGGGCGATCGACGCGCTGGGCATGTTCGATGCCGGCAAGGCCAAAGCGGCCCTTACCGAAGCGGTCGAGTTCGCTATAGCGCGGGCCTATTGA
- a CDS encoding acyl carrier protein gives MTDRTAIFDSIATQVAPFNKKGVELTEATTFAGDLEWDSLTVMDFVAAIEDEFDIIITMNMQAEIETVGQLVDAVAKLKG, from the coding sequence ATGACGGATCGCACCGCAATTTTCGACAGCATCGCGACGCAGGTCGCGCCCTTCAACAAGAAGGGCGTCGAACTGACCGAAGCCACCACATTCGCCGGCGACCTGGAGTGGGACAGCCTGACGGTGATGGATTTCGTCGCGGCGATCGAGGATGAATTCGACATCATCATCACCATGAACATGCAGGCCGAAATCGAGACCGTCGGCCAACTGGTGGACGCGGTCGCGAAGTTGAAGGGCTAA